From Antennarius striatus isolate MH-2024 chromosome 9, ASM4005453v1, whole genome shotgun sequence, one genomic window encodes:
- the wdtc1 gene encoding WD and tetratricopeptide repeats protein 1 isoform X1, which translates to MATGNITRDILHRQIREKRAPGFQRFYHVTEPFIKRLGLEAELQGHTGCVNCLEWNEQGDLLASGSDDQHAIIWDPFRHKKLTTMHTGHAANIFSVKFLPHSGDRILVTGAADTKVHVHDLTVKETIHMFSDHTNRVKRIATAPMWPNTFWSAAEDGIIRQYDLRESSKRSEVLIDLTEFCGQLVEAKCLAVNPRDNNYLAVGANGPFVRLYDVRMIHNYRKSGSTSAAVHTFCDRQKPIPDGAGQYYVAGHLPVKLPDYNNRLRVLVATYVTFSPDGTELLVNMGGEQVYLFDLTFKQRPYTFFLPKKCQSSTGDLQNGKTTNGVSNGIHFPASHLRFTASKIPSSSAELPPHLERIKQQANDAFARQQWTQAIQLYSLGIHQANCNAMLYGNRAAAYMKRKWDGDHYDALRDCLKALNLNPGHLKAHFRLARCLFELKYVAEALECLDDFKGKFPEQAHSSACDALDKDIKAALFSKTESADDKKTNSSIRFHSFRGKESIPEDELVLRDRSLDYKHRYCGHCNTTTDIKEANFFGSKGQYIVSGSDDGSFFIWEKETTNLVRILQGDESIVNCLQPHPSYCFLATSGIDPVVRLWNPRPETESENGRVVEDMDSAAQANQRRMNADPLEVMLLNMGYRITGLRGVGPDGSDEEDSSEGQVQCRPS; encoded by the exons ATGGCTACTGGCAACATCACCAGAGATATCCTCCACCGGCAGATCAGA GAGAAGAGAGCACCAGGCTTCCAAAGGTTCTATCATGTAACTGAACCCTTCATTAAGAGGCTTGGACTGGAGGCTGAGCTTCAG GGCCATACTGGCTGTGTAAACTGTCTGGAATGGAATGAACAGGGAGA ttTGCTAGCATCTGGTTCAGACGATCAACATGCCATAATCTGGGATCCATTCAGACACAAGAAGCTTACAACTATGCACACAGGTCATGCAGCCAATATATTCTCTGTAAAG TTCCTTCCTCACTCTGGGGACAGGATTTTGGTAACCGGTGCAGCCGACACAAAAGTCCATGTTCACGACTTGACAGTGAAGGAAACCATCCATATGTTCTCTGATCACACCAACAGAGTGAAACGCATAGCCACAGCACCCATGTGGCCAAACACTTTCTGGAGTGCTGCAGAGGATGGCATCATCAG ACAGTATGACTTGAGGGAGAGCAGTAAACGCTCTGAGGTGCTTATTGACCTGACAGAATTCTGTGGTCAGCTGGTGGAGGCTAAGTGTCTAGCTGTCAATCCACGGGACAACAACTACCTGGCAGTGGGAGCAAATGGGCCTTTTGTTCGCCTCTATGATGTCAGGATGATTCACAACTACAG AAAATCTGGGAGTACTTCAGCAGCTGTGCACACCTTCTGTGACCGACAGAAGCCCATCCCAGACGGAGCCGGGCAGTATTACGTTGCAG GGCACCTTCCAGTGAAACTCCCAGACTATAATAACCGCCTGAGAGTCCTAGTGGCCACATATGTCACCTTCAGTCCAGACGGTACTGAGCTACTTGTTAACATGGGAGGGGAACAG GTGTATCTGTTTGATCTGACATTCAAACAGAGGCCGTATACCTTCTTCCTCCCTAAAAAGTGCCAGTCATCAACAG GAGATTTGCAGAATGGAAAAACAACCAATGGTGTCTCCAATGGAATTCACTTCCCAGCCAGCCACTTACGCTTTACCGCAAGCAAGATACCCTCTAG TTCTGCTGAGCTCCCTCCTCATTTGGAGAGGATAAAGCAACAAGCTAATGATGCATTTGCACGGCAACAGTGGACACAAGCCATCCAGCTGTACAGTTTAGGCATTCACCAGGCCAACTGCAATGCCATGCTGTATGGGAACCGGGCTGCAGCCTACATGAAACGCAAGTG GGATGGAGACCATTATGATGCCCTCAGGGATTGTCTGAAAGCTCTGAATCTGAACCCCGGTCATCTAAAGGCTCATTTTAGGCTTGCCCGGTGCTTGTTTGAGCTGAAGTATGTGGCTGAAGCTCTGGAGTGTCTTGATGATTTCAAAGGAAAGTTTCCAGAGCAGGCACACAGTAGTGCCTGTGATGCTTTGGATAAAGACATCAAGGCTGCTCTCTTCTCAAAGACAGAATCAG CAGACGATAAGAAGACCAACAGCTCCATTCGATTCCACTCATTTAGAGGGAAGGAGTCCATCCCTGAAGATGAGTTGGTGTTGAGGGACCGGAGCCTTGATTACAAGCACAGATACTGTGGTCATTGCAACACCACCACTGATATCAAAGAGGCAAACTTCTTTGGGAG CAAAGGCCAGTACATTGTTAGCGGCTCAGACGACGGCTCTTTCTTTATTTGGGAGAAGGAGACAACGAATCTTGTGAGAATCCTGCAGGGGGATGAGTCCATAGTAAACTGTCTGCAGCCCCACCCCAGTTACTGCTTCCTGGCTACCAGTGGTATCGATCCCGTCGTCAGGTTATGGAACCCGAGACCAGAG ACAGAAAGTGAGAACGGACGAGTGGTGGAGGACATGGACAGCGCTGCTCAGGCCAACCAGCGCCGTATGAACGCTGATCCCCTGGAGGTGATGCTCCTCAACATGGGCTATCGCATCACAGGCCTGCGTGGCGTCGGCCCAGACGGCTCAGATGAAGAAGACAGCTCAGAAGGACAAGTGCAATGC
- the wdtc1 gene encoding WD and tetratricopeptide repeats protein 1 isoform X2, with amino-acid sequence MATGNITRDILHRQIREKRAPGFQRFYHVTEPFIKRLGLEAELQGHTGCVNCLEWNEQGDLLASGSDDQHAIIWDPFRHKKLTTMHTGHAANIFSVKFLPHSGDRILVTGAADTKVHVHDLTVKETIHMFSDHTNRVKRIATAPMWPNTFWSAAEDGIIRQYDLRESSKRSEVLIDLTEFCGQLVEAKCLAVNPRDNNYLAVGANGPFVRLYDVRMIHNYRKSGSTSAAVHTFCDRQKPIPDGAGQYYVAGHLPVKLPDYNNRLRVLVATYVTFSPDGTELLVNMGGEQVYLFDLTFKQRPYTFFLPKKCQSSTGDLQNGKTTNGVSNGIHFPASHLRFTASKIPSSSAELPPHLERIKQQANDAFARQQWTQAIQLYSLGIHQANCNAMLYGNRAAAYMKRKWDGDHYDALRDCLKALNLNPGHLKAHFRLARCLFELKYVAEALECLDDFKGKFPEQAHSSACDALDKDIKAALFSKTESDDKKTNSSIRFHSFRGKESIPEDELVLRDRSLDYKHRYCGHCNTTTDIKEANFFGSKGQYIVSGSDDGSFFIWEKETTNLVRILQGDESIVNCLQPHPSYCFLATSGIDPVVRLWNPRPETESENGRVVEDMDSAAQANQRRMNADPLEVMLLNMGYRITGLRGVGPDGSDEEDSSEGQVQCRPS; translated from the exons ATGGCTACTGGCAACATCACCAGAGATATCCTCCACCGGCAGATCAGA GAGAAGAGAGCACCAGGCTTCCAAAGGTTCTATCATGTAACTGAACCCTTCATTAAGAGGCTTGGACTGGAGGCTGAGCTTCAG GGCCATACTGGCTGTGTAAACTGTCTGGAATGGAATGAACAGGGAGA ttTGCTAGCATCTGGTTCAGACGATCAACATGCCATAATCTGGGATCCATTCAGACACAAGAAGCTTACAACTATGCACACAGGTCATGCAGCCAATATATTCTCTGTAAAG TTCCTTCCTCACTCTGGGGACAGGATTTTGGTAACCGGTGCAGCCGACACAAAAGTCCATGTTCACGACTTGACAGTGAAGGAAACCATCCATATGTTCTCTGATCACACCAACAGAGTGAAACGCATAGCCACAGCACCCATGTGGCCAAACACTTTCTGGAGTGCTGCAGAGGATGGCATCATCAG ACAGTATGACTTGAGGGAGAGCAGTAAACGCTCTGAGGTGCTTATTGACCTGACAGAATTCTGTGGTCAGCTGGTGGAGGCTAAGTGTCTAGCTGTCAATCCACGGGACAACAACTACCTGGCAGTGGGAGCAAATGGGCCTTTTGTTCGCCTCTATGATGTCAGGATGATTCACAACTACAG AAAATCTGGGAGTACTTCAGCAGCTGTGCACACCTTCTGTGACCGACAGAAGCCCATCCCAGACGGAGCCGGGCAGTATTACGTTGCAG GGCACCTTCCAGTGAAACTCCCAGACTATAATAACCGCCTGAGAGTCCTAGTGGCCACATATGTCACCTTCAGTCCAGACGGTACTGAGCTACTTGTTAACATGGGAGGGGAACAG GTGTATCTGTTTGATCTGACATTCAAACAGAGGCCGTATACCTTCTTCCTCCCTAAAAAGTGCCAGTCATCAACAG GAGATTTGCAGAATGGAAAAACAACCAATGGTGTCTCCAATGGAATTCACTTCCCAGCCAGCCACTTACGCTTTACCGCAAGCAAGATACCCTCTAG TTCTGCTGAGCTCCCTCCTCATTTGGAGAGGATAAAGCAACAAGCTAATGATGCATTTGCACGGCAACAGTGGACACAAGCCATCCAGCTGTACAGTTTAGGCATTCACCAGGCCAACTGCAATGCCATGCTGTATGGGAACCGGGCTGCAGCCTACATGAAACGCAAGTG GGATGGAGACCATTATGATGCCCTCAGGGATTGTCTGAAAGCTCTGAATCTGAACCCCGGTCATCTAAAGGCTCATTTTAGGCTTGCCCGGTGCTTGTTTGAGCTGAAGTATGTGGCTGAAGCTCTGGAGTGTCTTGATGATTTCAAAGGAAAGTTTCCAGAGCAGGCACACAGTAGTGCCTGTGATGCTTTGGATAAAGACATCAAGGCTGCTCTCTTCTCAAAGACAGAATCAG ACGATAAGAAGACCAACAGCTCCATTCGATTCCACTCATTTAGAGGGAAGGAGTCCATCCCTGAAGATGAGTTGGTGTTGAGGGACCGGAGCCTTGATTACAAGCACAGATACTGTGGTCATTGCAACACCACCACTGATATCAAAGAGGCAAACTTCTTTGGGAG CAAAGGCCAGTACATTGTTAGCGGCTCAGACGACGGCTCTTTCTTTATTTGGGAGAAGGAGACAACGAATCTTGTGAGAATCCTGCAGGGGGATGAGTCCATAGTAAACTGTCTGCAGCCCCACCCCAGTTACTGCTTCCTGGCTACCAGTGGTATCGATCCCGTCGTCAGGTTATGGAACCCGAGACCAGAG ACAGAAAGTGAGAACGGACGAGTGGTGGAGGACATGGACAGCGCTGCTCAGGCCAACCAGCGCCGTATGAACGCTGATCCCCTGGAGGTGATGCTCCTCAACATGGGCTATCGCATCACAGGCCTGCGTGGCGTCGGCCCAGACGGCTCAGATGAAGAAGACAGCTCAGAAGGACAAGTGCAATGC